In one Shewanella loihica PV-4 genomic region, the following are encoded:
- a CDS encoding DNA translocase FtsK translates to MSKGNSVKTLSGLQRLLEGGLILCCMVATYILLALSSFHSSDPGWSQSNFEGEIKNVTGAVGAWLADVLFYFFGYTAYLIPIIVAVTGWLLFKRIHRLLEIDYFSVGLRLIGFLLITFSLASLASMNANDIYEFSAGGVSGDVIADAMLPYFNQLGTTLLLLCFVGAGFTLLTGISWLTVVEVVGFATIWCLKQLKHVPEKFSSAPETDDTKGFMSVFDRFKESRRQKALAKAEEEVYEDDQDDYDDEYDEDEAQETSSRGRVKESSFSLPTAKTAAEVEAQEPSLSFSAQDDEVSIDFDAKHSTGAVLPKKLPKNQKVEQAKIVDGIVVLPGGEEAQPKKPVTPLPDISLLDVPNRKTNPISQEELDQVARLVEVKLADFNIVAKVVGVFPGPVVTRFELELAPGVKASKITNLSKDLARSLLAESVRVVEVIPGKAYVGLEIPNKFRETVFMRDVLGSEAFEHSKSHLSMVLGQDISGEPVVVDLGKMPHLLVAGTTGSGKSVGVNVMITSLLYKSGPDDVRFIMIDPKMLELSVYEGIPHLLCEVVTDMKEAANSLRWCVGEMERRYKLMSALGVRNLKGYNAKIKEAKERGEEITDPLWRSQDSMEEHAPELDKLPSIVVIVDEFADMMMIVGKKVEELIARIAQKARAAGIHLILATQRPSVDVITGLIKANIPTRMAFQVSSRIDSRTILDQQGAETLLGMGDMLYLPPGTSVPIRVHGAFIDDHEVHAVVADWHSRGKPQYIDEILQGSAEGEQVLLPGEAAENDEEMDSLYDEAVAFVTETRRGSISSVQRKFKIGYNRAARIIEQMEMQGVVSSQGHNGNREVLAPPPPKDY, encoded by the coding sequence TTGTCTAAGGGAAATAGTGTCAAAACACTCAGCGGTCTGCAGCGTCTGCTTGAAGGCGGACTCATCCTCTGCTGCATGGTCGCCACCTATATTCTGCTTGCACTGAGCAGCTTTCATTCGTCTGATCCTGGATGGAGTCAGTCTAATTTCGAAGGTGAGATTAAAAACGTTACCGGCGCCGTGGGAGCATGGCTTGCCGATGTGCTTTTCTATTTCTTTGGTTACACCGCCTACCTTATTCCTATCATAGTGGCGGTGACCGGTTGGCTGTTGTTCAAGCGTATTCACCGACTGTTGGAGATAGATTATTTTTCGGTAGGGCTAAGGCTGATTGGTTTCTTGTTGATCACCTTCAGCCTTGCGTCCCTTGCCAGCATGAATGCCAATGACATCTACGAGTTCTCGGCTGGCGGCGTCTCCGGTGATGTGATCGCCGATGCCATGTTGCCTTATTTTAATCAGCTGGGCACCACCTTGCTGCTGCTCTGTTTCGTCGGCGCCGGCTTTACTTTGCTGACCGGCATCAGCTGGCTAACCGTGGTCGAGGTGGTTGGTTTTGCCACCATCTGGTGTTTGAAGCAGCTTAAACATGTTCCCGAGAAATTCTCGAGTGCGCCCGAAACCGATGATACCAAGGGGTTCATGTCGGTATTTGACCGATTCAAGGAGTCTCGTCGTCAAAAGGCTTTGGCTAAGGCCGAAGAAGAGGTCTATGAAGACGATCAGGATGATTACGATGATGAATATGATGAAGATGAGGCTCAAGAAACTTCTTCTCGCGGCCGGGTTAAGGAGTCAAGCTTTAGCCTGCCAACGGCAAAAACCGCTGCTGAGGTAGAAGCGCAAGAGCCTTCTCTGAGCTTTAGTGCTCAGGATGATGAAGTCTCCATAGATTTCGATGCCAAGCATTCAACTGGCGCCGTGCTGCCCAAGAAACTGCCCAAAAACCAGAAGGTCGAGCAGGCAAAAATTGTCGATGGCATAGTCGTCCTGCCGGGCGGAGAAGAGGCTCAGCCGAAGAAGCCTGTTACGCCGCTACCGGATATTTCACTGCTCGATGTGCCAAATCGTAAGACAAACCCGATCAGTCAGGAAGAGCTGGATCAGGTGGCGCGTCTGGTCGAGGTCAAGCTTGCCGACTTTAACATTGTGGCCAAGGTGGTCGGCGTCTTCCCTGGCCCTGTGGTGACCCGTTTCGAGCTTGAGCTCGCGCCAGGCGTCAAAGCGTCTAAGATCACTAACCTGTCGAAAGATCTCGCGCGCTCGCTGCTAGCCGAGAGTGTTCGTGTGGTCGAGGTGATCCCGGGTAAGGCCTATGTGGGTCTGGAGATCCCGAACAAGTTCCGCGAAACCGTGTTTATGCGTGACGTGCTCGGCAGCGAAGCCTTTGAGCATAGCAAGTCTCATCTTAGCATGGTGCTGGGTCAGGATATCTCGGGTGAACCTGTGGTGGTGGATCTTGGTAAGATGCCACACCTTCTGGTGGCCGGTACTACTGGTTCGGGTAAGTCTGTAGGGGTCAACGTGATGATCACCAGCTTGCTCTATAAGTCAGGGCCGGATGATGTACGCTTCATCATGATCGATCCTAAGATGCTGGAACTTTCTGTGTATGAAGGCATTCCACATCTCCTCTGCGAGGTAGTGACCGACATGAAGGAGGCGGCCAACTCCCTACGCTGGTGTGTGGGCGAGATGGAGCGTCGCTATAAGCTGATGTCTGCCTTAGGGGTGCGTAATCTCAAGGGTTACAACGCCAAGATCAAGGAAGCTAAGGAGCGCGGTGAGGAGATCACAGATCCGCTGTGGCGCTCACAAGACAGCATGGAAGAGCATGCGCCTGAGCTAGATAAACTGCCGTCTATAGTGGTGATCGTCGATGAATTTGCCGACATGATGATGATAGTCGGTAAGAAGGTGGAAGAGCTGATCGCCCGTATCGCCCAGAAGGCCAGGGCCGCCGGTATCCACCTTATTCTGGCGACCCAGCGTCCATCGGTTGATGTGATCACGGGCCTGATTAAAGCCAACATCCCAACCCGTATGGCGTTTCAGGTGTCGTCCCGTATCGATTCGCGCACCATCTTAGATCAGCAAGGTGCTGAAACTCTGCTGGGTATGGGTGACATGCTCTATCTACCACCCGGGACCAGTGTGCCTATCCGTGTTCACGGCGCCTTTATCGATGACCATGAAGTCCATGCTGTGGTGGCCGACTGGCATAGTCGCGGCAAGCCGCAATATATCGATGAGATCTTGCAGGGCTCGGCCGAAGGGGAGCAGGTGCTGCTGCCGGGTGAAGCCGCGGAGAATGATGAAGAGATGGACTCTCTCTACGATGAGGCGGTGGCCTTTGTTACCGAGACCCGTCGTGGTTCTATCTCCAGCGTGCAGCGTAAGTTTAAGATTGGCTATAACCGCGCCGCTCGCATCATAGAACAGATGGAGATGCAGGGCGTCGTCAGCTCTCAAGGCCATAACGGTAACCGTGAGGTGCTGGCGCCTCCGCCGCCGAAAGATTATTAA
- the lrp gene encoding leucine-responsive transcriptional regulator Lrp, with protein sequence MVNNKKSPIKDLDRIDRNILNELQIDGRISNVELSKRVGLSPTPCLERVKRLEKQGYINGYTALVNPHYLGASLLVFVEITLNRDTAEVFDKFNRAVQLLDDIQECHLVSGDFDYLLKTRVSDMSAYRRLLGETLLKLPAVSDTRTYVVMEEVKQTNRVAINVTLES encoded by the coding sequence ATGGTTAATAATAAAAAGAGTCCTATAAAAGACTTAGATCGGATCGATCGTAACATCCTTAACGAGTTGCAAATCGACGGCCGCATTTCCAATGTGGAGTTGTCAAAGCGTGTAGGGCTGAGCCCCACTCCCTGTTTAGAGAGAGTTAAAAGACTCGAAAAGCAAGGTTACATCAATGGATATACTGCGCTAGTAAATCCCCATTATCTTGGGGCTTCATTACTTGTGTTCGTAGAAATCACGCTAAATCGCGATACTGCAGAAGTATTTGATAAGTTTAATCGTGCCGTACAGCTGCTCGATGATATTCAAGAATGTCATCTGGTTTCTGGCGACTTCGACTATTTATTGAAGACCCGTGTTTCTGACATGTCTGCCTATCGTCGCTTGTTAGGTGAAACTCTACTTAAGTTGCCCGCTGTTTCTGATACTCGTACCTACGTTGTGATGGAAGAAGTCAAGCAGACCAATAGAGTTGCAATAAATGTAACGCTTGAGTCTTAA
- a CDS encoding replication-associated recombination protein A, producing the protein MSSLSFDFAPDFRPLAARMRPETLSQYIGQDHLLGEGKPLRQALEAGRAHSMMFWGPPGTGKTTLAELVAHYANAHVERISAVTSGVKEIRAAIEHAKSVAQSRGQRTLLFVDEVHRFNKSQQDAFLPFIEDGTVIFIGATTENPSFEINNALLSRARVYLIKRLQDEEIIKIVRQALEDGERGLGKRQLKMPNEVAGKLASLCDGDARKALNLIELMSDMLPDGGEFNAQMLIEVAGQQLAGFDKNGDQYYDLISAVHKSIRGSAPDAALYWYCRMLEGGCDPLYVARRLLAIASEDIGNADPVAMSVAVNAWECFHRVGPAEGERAIAQAVVYLACAPKSNAVYTAFKAARQLARETGSQPVPNHLRNAPTQLMADIGLGEGYRYAHDEPNHYASGECYFPEQLAGTQFYYPSEHGFEKRIKTKLATLAEMDRASEVKRYE; encoded by the coding sequence GTGTCTAGCTTAAGTTTCGATTTCGCGCCAGACTTCCGCCCGCTTGCCGCAAGAATGCGGCCGGAAACCCTGTCGCAATATATAGGGCAAGATCATCTGTTAGGTGAGGGTAAGCCGCTGCGTCAGGCCCTCGAGGCCGGCAGGGCTCACTCCATGATGTTCTGGGGACCGCCGGGTACCGGCAAGACCACACTCGCCGAGTTGGTTGCCCATTATGCCAATGCTCATGTCGAGCGCATCTCTGCGGTCACCTCAGGGGTGAAAGAGATCCGCGCCGCCATCGAGCACGCCAAGAGTGTGGCCCAGTCACGCGGGCAGCGCACCTTGCTGTTTGTCGATGAGGTGCACAGGTTCAACAAGAGCCAGCAAGATGCCTTCTTGCCCTTTATCGAAGATGGCACTGTGATTTTTATCGGTGCCACCACGGAAAACCCCTCGTTTGAGATCAATAACGCATTGTTATCCCGCGCCAGGGTCTACCTGATCAAGCGGTTGCAAGATGAGGAGATCATCAAGATAGTCCGTCAGGCGCTGGAAGATGGGGAGCGTGGTCTGGGTAAGCGTCAGCTTAAGATGCCTAATGAAGTGGCGGGCAAACTCGCTAGCCTCTGTGATGGTGATGCCCGTAAGGCTCTTAATCTTATCGAATTGATGAGCGACATGCTGCCGGATGGCGGCGAGTTTAATGCTCAGATGCTCATCGAGGTGGCCGGGCAACAGCTCGCCGGATTCGATAAGAATGGCGATCAATATTACGACCTTATCTCTGCGGTGCATAAGTCGATTCGGGGCTCGGCGCCGGATGCGGCGCTTTACTGGTATTGCCGCATGCTCGAAGGGGGCTGCGATCCCTTATATGTCGCCCGTCGCCTGCTGGCCATCGCCTCGGAAGATATAGGTAATGCCGATCCTGTGGCCATGTCGGTGGCGGTCAATGCCTGGGAGTGCTTTCATCGCGTGGGACCGGCCGAAGGGGAGCGGGCAATTGCCCAGGCAGTTGTCTACCTCGCCTGCGCGCCCAAGAGTAACGCCGTCTATACCGCCTTCAAGGCGGCGCGCCAGCTGGCGCGGGAGACCGGCAGTCAGCCCGTGCCTAATCATCTGCGCAATGCCCCAACTCAGTTGATGGCCGATATCGGCCTGGGTGAGGGGTATCGCTACGCCCATGATGAGCCCAATCATTATGCCAGCGGTGAGTGTTATTTCCCTGAGCAGCTAGCAGGCACACAGTTCTACTATCCTAGCGAGCATGGTTTCGAGAAGCGCATCAAGACCAAGCTAGCCACCTTGGCCGAAATGGACAGGGCAAGTGAGGTGAAACGCTATGAATAA
- the serS gene encoding serine--tRNA ligase, whose amino-acid sequence MLDPKFLRTELEATAERLATRGFILDVDRLSKLEEKRKSLQVATEELQASRNAISKSIGQAKAKGEDVAPIMAKVGDLGAELSSKEAELKQLLEELNAIAMSVPNLPDESAPIGADENDNVEIRRWGEPKQFDFDVKDHVDLGEQHAGLDFKSAVKITGSRFIVMKGQIARMHRALTQFMLDLHTTEHGYTETYVPLLVNEDSLLGTGQLPKFGEDLFHTKPATEEGQGLSLIPTAEVPLTNLARDTIIDEDELPIKMTAHTACFRSEAGSYGRDTRGLIRQHQFDKVELVQLVKPEDSMAALESLTQHAETVLQRLGLPYRTVVLCTGDMGFGAAKTFDIEVWLPAQNTYREISSCSNMQDFQARRMQARYKAKSAKKPALLHTLNGSGLAVGRTLVAVLENYQNADGSITVPEALRPYMGGLTQIG is encoded by the coding sequence ATGTTAGATCCCAAATTTTTACGTACTGAATTAGAAGCGACCGCCGAGCGTCTCGCCACCCGTGGTTTTATCCTGGATGTGGATCGTCTCAGCAAGTTAGAGGAAAAGCGTAAGTCACTACAGGTGGCGACAGAAGAGCTGCAAGCGTCCCGTAATGCGATCTCCAAGTCTATCGGTCAGGCTAAGGCAAAGGGCGAAGATGTTGCACCTATCATGGCCAAAGTCGGCGATCTTGGCGCCGAGCTTAGCAGTAAAGAAGCCGAGTTAAAGCAGCTGCTGGAAGAGCTGAATGCTATCGCCATGAGCGTGCCTAACCTGCCGGACGAGTCGGCGCCTATTGGTGCGGACGAAAACGACAACGTCGAGATCCGCCGCTGGGGTGAGCCTAAGCAGTTTGATTTCGATGTGAAAGATCATGTGGATCTGGGTGAGCAACACGCTGGTCTTGATTTCAAGAGTGCCGTTAAGATCACCGGTTCTCGTTTCATCGTGATGAAGGGGCAGATCGCCCGCATGCACCGTGCGCTAACTCAGTTCATGCTGGATCTGCACACCACAGAGCATGGTTACACTGAAACCTATGTGCCGCTGCTGGTTAACGAAGACAGCCTGCTTGGTACCGGTCAGCTGCCTAAGTTTGGTGAAGATCTGTTCCACACCAAGCCTGCTACCGAAGAAGGTCAGGGCCTAAGCCTGATCCCAACCGCCGAGGTGCCGCTGACTAACCTGGCTCGCGATACCATTATCGATGAAGATGAGCTGCCGATTAAGATGACGGCTCATACGGCTTGTTTCCGCAGCGAAGCGGGCTCATACGGCCGTGATACTCGTGGTCTTATTCGTCAGCACCAGTTCGACAAGGTAGAGTTGGTTCAGCTGGTGAAACCAGAAGACTCTATGGCCGCGCTCGAGAGTCTGACTCAACACGCTGAAACCGTGCTGCAACGCCTGGGTCTGCCATATCGCACTGTAGTACTTTGTACTGGCGATATGGGCTTTGGCGCGGCTAAGACCTTTGATATTGAAGTCTGGCTGCCTGCACAGAATACTTACCGCGAGATCTCATCTTGCAGCAACATGCAAGATTTTCAGGCTCGTCGCATGCAAGCTCGCTATAAAGCAAAGTCAGCCAAGAAGCCTGCACTGCTGCACACATTGAATGGTTCAGGTTTAGCGGTCGGTCGTACTTTGGTCGCCGTGTTGGAAAACTATCAAAATGCCGATGGTTCAATCACAGTTCCAGAGGCGCTGCGTCCATATATGGGCGGGCTGACTCAAATAGGCTAA
- the crcB gene encoding fluoride efflux transporter CrcB yields MNNLIFVALGGSIGAVFRYLISIFMIQVFGSSFPFGTLMVNVIGSFLMGVIYALGEASQVSPEIKALVGVGLLGALTTFSTFSNETLLLMQQGAWLKAFTNIALNLCLCLFMVYLGQQLVFSRI; encoded by the coding sequence ATGAATAATCTCATTTTTGTGGCCCTGGGTGGTTCTATCGGCGCGGTATTTCGTTATCTTATTTCAATATTCATGATTCAGGTGTTTGGCTCTTCTTTTCCTTTTGGTACACTCATGGTCAATGTGATCGGCTCCTTCCTGATGGGCGTGATCTATGCCCTAGGTGAAGCGAGTCAGGTCAGTCCTGAAATCAAAGCATTAGTAGGTGTTGGGTTATTAGGAGCACTTACGACGTTTTCAACTTTTTCGAACGAAACCCTGTTATTGATGCAGCAGGGCGCCTGGTTGAAAGCATTTACAAATATCGCTCTGAACCTATGTCTATGTTTATTCATGGTTTACTTAGGACAGCAGTTGGTTTTTTCTCGCATTTAA
- a CDS encoding TusE/DsrC/DsvC family sulfur relay protein yields MYGDSQIPTDPQGYLKNVSDWSEELAVLIATEEEITLTAAHWEVVHFVRDFYMEFKTSPAIRVLVKAIGQKLGAEKGNSKYLYTLFPLGPAKQATKIAGLPKPAKCI; encoded by the coding sequence ATGTACGGCGATAGTCAGATCCCCACGGATCCCCAGGGCTATTTGAAAAATGTCAGCGACTGGAGTGAAGAGCTAGCAGTACTTATCGCCACCGAAGAAGAGATAACCCTTACAGCCGCCCATTGGGAAGTAGTACATTTCGTGCGTGATTTCTATATGGAATTTAAGACAAGCCCGGCCATTCGTGTGCTGGTCAAGGCAATAGGCCAAAAACTCGGTGCCGAAAAGGGCAATTCAAAATATCTTTATACCCTCTTCCCTCTCGGCCCGGCCAAACAGGCCACTAAGATCGCAGGGCTACCTAAGCCAGCCAAGTGTATCTAA
- the tusB gene encoding sulfurtransferase complex subunit TusB: MILHIVQYSAAQDSALGTCLRYIQPQDTLLLLGDGVNSLLLQKWQQALADIQISLLEQDVIARGLQTRLSQYKQLSQAEFVQYTLTHAKVITW, from the coding sequence ATGATACTGCATATCGTTCAATACTCGGCGGCTCAGGATAGCGCCCTAGGCACCTGCCTTCGCTACATTCAGCCTCAAGACACCCTCTTACTGCTCGGTGATGGCGTAAACTCTCTGCTGCTACAAAAATGGCAACAAGCCTTGGCTGACATACAGATCTCCTTGCTCGAACAAGACGTGATCGCCAGAGGCTTACAAACTCGCTTGAGCCAATATAAGCAGCTTAGTCAGGCAGAATTTGTCCAATATACATTAACTCACGCTAAGGTGATCACTTGGTAA
- the trxB gene encoding thioredoxin-disulfide reductase: MSQARHCNLLILGSGPAGYTAAVYAARANLKPVLITGMQQGGQLTTTTEVENWPGDADDLTGPALMERMQKHAEKFETEIIFDHINEVNLQERPFQLKGDSGEYTCDALIISTGASAMYLGLESEEAFKGKGVSACATCDGFFYRNQKVAVIGGGNTAVEEALYLSNIASEVHLIHRRDSFRSEKILTKRLMDKVANGNIVLHLDSTLDEVVGDNMGVTGVKIKSTKDESITEFDVMGVFVAIGHKPNTQMFEGQLEMNNGYIKVQSGLGGNATQTSIPGVFAAGDVMDQHYRQAITSAGTGCMAALDAERFLDAQ; this comes from the coding sequence ATGAGCCAAGCTAGACACTGTAACTTATTAATTTTGGGTTCGGGCCCTGCTGGGTACACCGCCGCTGTTTATGCTGCCAGAGCAAACCTAAAGCCCGTATTGATCACAGGTATGCAGCAAGGTGGTCAGCTGACGACCACGACTGAAGTTGAAAACTGGCCAGGCGACGCCGACGATCTAACCGGTCCGGCTTTGATGGAGCGTATGCAGAAGCATGCCGAGAAATTTGAGACTGAGATCATCTTCGACCACATCAACGAAGTTAACCTGCAAGAGCGCCCTTTCCAACTGAAAGGCGACAGCGGTGAGTACACTTGTGATGCCTTGATCATCTCAACCGGCGCCTCGGCCATGTACCTTGGCCTTGAATCGGAAGAAGCCTTCAAGGGTAAAGGTGTTTCGGCCTGTGCCACCTGTGATGGTTTCTTTTACCGTAACCAGAAGGTTGCCGTGATCGGTGGTGGTAACACAGCCGTTGAAGAAGCGCTTTACCTGAGCAACATCGCATCAGAAGTTCACCTGATCCATCGCCGTGACAGCTTCCGCTCTGAGAAGATCCTTACTAAGCGCCTGATGGACAAGGTTGCGAACGGCAACATAGTTCTGCATCTCGACAGCACCCTAGACGAAGTCGTTGGCGACAACATGGGTGTGACCGGCGTGAAGATCAAGAGCACCAAAGATGAAAGCATTACCGAATTTGATGTCATGGGCGTGTTCGTCGCCATCGGCCACAAGCCAAACACTCAGATGTTTGAAGGTCAGCTAGAGATGAACAACGGCTACATTAAGGTGCAGAGCGGTCTTGGCGGCAATGCCACCCAAACCAGCATTCCTGGTGTATTCGCAGCTGGTGACGTGATGGATCAACATTACCGTCAGGCGATCACCTCTGCTGGGACCGGCTGTATGGCAGCCCTAGATGCAGAGCGTTTCTTAGACGCACAGTAA
- the tusC gene encoding sulfurtransferase complex subunit TusC yields the protein MKKITIIFRHAPHGSAKGREGLDFALLSASFEQEVSLIFVDEGVLNLLPQQTPEAIGAKDFLAAFKALPLYDIECVFACQQSLADYQLDESALAIPLEVKSPAEIGELLTQVDEVFVY from the coding sequence ATGAAAAAGATCACCATTATCTTCAGACACGCGCCCCATGGCAGTGCCAAGGGTCGGGAAGGACTGGATTTTGCGCTGCTCAGCGCTAGTTTCGAACAAGAGGTCAGCCTCATCTTCGTTGATGAAGGCGTTCTTAATCTGTTGCCGCAACAGACGCCGGAAGCCATAGGGGCCAAAGATTTCCTAGCAGCTTTCAAGGCATTGCCCCTTTACGATATTGAGTGTGTCTTTGCCTGTCAGCAGAGTCTGGCTGACTATCAACTAGATGAATCGGCTCTAGCCATCCCGCTGGAAGTCAAATCCCCGGCCGAGATAGGTGAGCTATTAACCCAAGTCGATGAGGTCTTTGTCTACTGA
- the ald gene encoding alanine dehydrogenase, whose amino-acid sequence MIIGVPKEIKNHEYRVGMVPSSVRELTLKGHEVFVEKNAGVGIGFSDQDYVDVGASILDTAAEVFAKAEMIVKVKEPQAVERAMLREDQLLFTYLHLAPDLPQTEDLIKSGAVCIAYETVTDARGGLPLLAPMSEVAGRMSIQAGAMALEKSMGGRGMLLGGVPGVEPAKVVIIGGGMVGTNAAQMAVGLGADVVILDRSIDALRRLNAQFDNRVKAIYSTADAIEKHVLEADLVIGGVLVPGAAAPKLVTKDHIKRMKPGSAIVDVAIDQGGCVETSHATTHQDPTYIVDEVVHYCVANMPGAVARTSTFALNNATLPYIIKLADMGYREALRQDKHLLNGLNVMHGKVTCKEVAEALNFEFVDPSVLLA is encoded by the coding sequence ATGATAATTGGTGTACCTAAAGAAATCAAAAACCACGAATATCGTGTTGGTATGGTGCCGTCAAGTGTCCGCGAATTGACCCTAAAAGGTCATGAAGTATTTGTAGAGAAGAATGCAGGTGTTGGGATCGGTTTTAGCGACCAAGACTATGTCGATGTAGGCGCATCAATCTTAGACACTGCAGCTGAAGTTTTTGCGAAAGCAGAAATGATCGTTAAGGTAAAAGAACCTCAAGCGGTCGAGCGTGCCATGTTGCGTGAAGATCAGTTGCTGTTCACTTATCTTCATCTTGCTCCCGATCTGCCACAAACTGAAGATCTTATTAAGAGCGGTGCCGTCTGTATCGCTTATGAAACAGTAACCGATGCCCGTGGCGGCCTTCCGCTACTGGCGCCAATGTCTGAAGTTGCCGGTCGTATGTCTATCCAGGCTGGTGCCATGGCACTGGAAAAATCAATGGGTGGCCGCGGCATGCTACTTGGCGGCGTACCTGGTGTTGAGCCCGCTAAAGTCGTTATCATCGGCGGCGGCATGGTTGGTACCAACGCAGCACAGATGGCCGTTGGCCTGGGCGCGGACGTGGTTATCCTAGATCGCAGCATCGATGCGCTGCGTCGTCTGAACGCTCAGTTCGATAACCGTGTTAAGGCAATCTACTCGACTGCCGACGCTATCGAAAAGCACGTACTGGAAGCCGACCTAGTGATTGGTGGCGTACTGGTTCCTGGTGCAGCAGCACCTAAACTAGTGACCAAAGATCACATCAAGCGAATGAAGCCAGGCAGCGCTATCGTTGACGTCGCTATCGACCAAGGCGGTTGTGTTGAGACTTCTCATGCTACGACTCACCAAGACCCAACTTATATCGTTGATGAAGTAGTACATTACTGTGTGGCTAACATGCCAGGTGCTGTGGCTCGTACCTCGACCTTCGCGCTGAACAACGCGACCCTGCCTTACATCATCAAGTTGGCCGACATGGGTTACCGCGAAGCACTGCGTCAAGACAAGCACCTGCTAAACGGCTTGAACGTAATGCATGGTAAGGTAACCTGTAAAGAAGTTGCTGAAGCCCTGAACTTCGAGTTTGTTGATCCAAGCGTACTACTCGCCTAA
- the rplT gene encoding 50S ribosomal protein L20 translates to MPRVKRGVTARARHKKVLKLAKGYYGARSRTYRVAKQAVTKAGQYAYRDRRQKKRQFRQLWIARINAASRQNGLSYSRFINGLKKASIEIDRKILADIAVFDKVVFATLVEKAKEALAK, encoded by the coding sequence ATGCCTAGAGTTAAGCGTGGTGTAACCGCTCGTGCTCGTCACAAGAAAGTATTAAAACTAGCTAAAGGTTATTACGGAGCTCGCTCACGTACTTACCGTGTTGCTAAGCAAGCAGTAACCAAAGCTGGCCAATATGCTTACCGTGACCGTCGTCAGAAGAAACGTCAATTCCGTCAACTGTGGATTGCACGTATCAATGCGGCTTCTCGTCAAAATGGTCTGTCTTACAGCCGTTTCATCAACGGTCTGAAAAAGGCGTCTATCGAAATCGATCGTAAGATTTTGGCAGACATCGCTGTATTCGACAAAGTGGTTTTCGCCACTCTAGTTGAAAAGGCAAAAGAAGCTCTAGCTAAGTAA
- the lolA gene encoding outer membrane lipoprotein chaperone LolA: MLKPLSQLVCALPLVVAASSYADDSAALKDKLAKLDNLKANFSQQVTDVNNKVIQQGTGTFALAVPNQFYWHLTQPDESLIVADGRDVWIYNPFAEEVSVLDFNQAINASPIALLVHRDDATWQAYQVKRQDDCYQITPKAVDASVTGVEVCFKDEQLEVMKLTDQQGNLSVFNLSAQAPLKDADASLFQFTVPEGVDIDDQRLKALD, from the coding sequence ATGCTAAAACCCTTATCTCAATTAGTCTGTGCCTTGCCTCTAGTCGTGGCGGCATCGAGTTACGCCGATGATTCGGCAGCCCTAAAGGATAAGCTTGCCAAGCTGGATAACCTTAAGGCCAATTTTAGCCAGCAGGTAACCGACGTTAATAATAAGGTGATCCAGCAGGGCACGGGTACCTTCGCCTTGGCGGTACCTAACCAGTTTTATTGGCATCTGACCCAGCCGGATGAATCCCTGATTGTCGCCGATGGCCGCGACGTGTGGATCTACAATCCCTTTGCCGAAGAGGTGTCTGTGTTGGATTTCAATCAGGCTATCAATGCCTCGCCGATCGCGCTCTTGGTACATCGCGACGACGCGACCTGGCAGGCCTATCAGGTAAAGCGTCAGGACGATTGTTATCAGATAACCCCTAAGGCCGTCGATGCCAGCGTGACCGGCGTTGAGGTCTGCTTTAAGGATGAGCAACTCGAGGTGATGAAGCTGACTGACCAGCAGGGTAACCTCAGTGTCTTCAATCTGTCAGCCCAGGCGCCTTTGAAAGACGCCGATGCTAGCCTGTTCCAGTTTACCGTTCCCGAAGGCGTCGATATTGACGATCAGCGCCTAAAGGCATTGGATTGA
- the rpmI gene encoding 50S ribosomal protein L35, which yields MPKMKTDKGVQKRFKKTANGFKRKQAHLRHILTKKSTKRKRHLRAKCLVAKSDVPAIARQLPYA from the coding sequence ATGCCTAAAATGAAAACAGACAAGGGTGTACAAAAGCGTTTTAAGAAAACCGCTAACGGTTTTAAGCGCAAGCAAGCCCATTTACGTCATATTTTGACCAAGAAGAGCACTAAGCGTAAACGTCACTTACGTGCTAAATGTTTAGTTGCGAAGTCTGATGTGCCAGCAATTGCACGTCAACTACCATACGCTTAA